The Polypterus senegalus isolate Bchr_013 chromosome 1, ASM1683550v1, whole genome shotgun sequence genome includes a window with the following:
- the ap1g2 gene encoding AP-1 complex subunit gamma-like 2, whose amino-acid sequence MAPSSVKLQELIRLIRTAKTQAEERAIIQKECADIRSSFREEDPSFRCRNVAKLLYMHMLGYPAHFGQMECLKLIASPRFSDKRVGYLGAMLLLDERQDASLLITNSIKNDMNHNSQYVQGLALCTLGCMGSSEMCRDLATEVERLLKTSNSYIKKKAALSAVHVVRKVPELIELYIPAAESLLGGKNHGVLHSAVVLISEMCVRNPEATCKFKKVVPELVQIMKNLIMSGYSPEHNVGGISDPFLQVQMLHLMRIFTSE is encoded by the exons ATGGCTCCATCTTCAGTAAAGCTACAAGAACTAATTCGTCTAATACGTACAGCAAAGACCCAGGCAGAAGAACGTGCTATTATTCAAAAGGAGTGTGCTGACATTCGCTCATCTTTTCGAGAGGAAGATCCATCTTTCCGCTGTCGAAATGTTGCTAAGCTACTATACATGCATATGTTAGGATATCCTGCACATTTTGGCCAG atggaGTGCTTGAAACTTATTGCATCACCCCGATTCAGTGACAAGCGTGTTGGCTACCTAGGGGCAATGTTGCTGCTTGATGAAAGGCAGGATGCAAGCCTTTTGATCACTAATTCAATTAAAAA tgATATGAACCACAATAGTCAGTATGTCCAGGGCCTTGCTCTGTGTACACTGGGCTGCATGGGATCCTCTGAGATGTGCCGTGACCTTGCAACAGAGGTTGAGAGGCTGTTGAAGACATCTAATTCCTACATTAAAAAGAAG GCTGCACTCTCAGCAGTACATGTTGTGAGGAAGGTTCCAGAGTTGATTGAACTCTATATCCCAGCTGCAGAGAGTTTGCTAGGAGGAAAGAATCATG GTGTACTTCACAGTGCAGTTGTGCTGATATCAGAAATGTGCGTACGAAACCCAGAAGCAACGTGCAAATTCAAAAAG gtAGTACCCGAGCTGGTTCAGATCATGAAAAATTTAATCATGTCAGGTTACTCCCCTGAACATAATGTAGGTGGAATCAGTGACCCGTTTTTACAGGT ccagatgctgca